TTCTGTGCGACCATATTATGACGATACAGATTTAGTCAGACATGCACTAGAACCGTTACAACTGTACTGAAATACAACTACCTTTACAGTCATAGTACACATTGCTATTTTACAGGAaatacaactctgtcttcagttattTGTATGTGGCACTTAATCGTTCTTTCAAATAGTCACCCGCCGTGATAGGTGGAAACCTGAAAAGGCACTTCAAGAATTGTGACAATCAATCTTTAACATATACTCCCTACAAAAACGTCTCATATTTTGGTacagaggtactccctccgtcttataATATAAGActtatattatgagacgaagggagtagtaaccACTAAAATCTTCGGGTAAAAGAAGAGGACCTTGGAGGATATGCGTCGCAGCAACAGCTTTCCAAGCACTGCACCACTAGATCGGGTCTTGGGTCCAGAAAGTAAGCCGCCTGATGCATATGAAGACGTGTGTAAAAGATAAAACATGCTTTAACATTAAATCGTAAATCTATGAGCTGCGATGCTACTTCTATGTTACTGGTGGTGGTTTTCCCATGAAAGAAGAGCCACACCTGACTTCTTCAAGAGATATGTTATAAACAATGATAGTAACTGAAAACCCTTTATGAAAAATCTGAATTAAGTAGTTAGGATACTCACAGAATATCGCTCTCTGCCAACTGCAACAACCCGATGAAGTGTAGATCTGCAAGTTACAGAAAAAGGTGCAAACGATCAAAGTTTTTTTTTTCGTACACAAGGTTTCTGCAGAGATAAATTGGACCAGAAGTGCACAAGACATCATAATCCAGAAGAACCTTCTGAGCATTTCAGAATTTCTGGCACAACTGCTACTGCAGACATGATGGATTCCACACAACATGTTAAAAATGTAGTACCTGAAAACACAATTTGTCCACCTTTCTAGCAAATCGCCAATGTTAACAATAAGGGTCCTACAAGTTCACAAGATTTGTTAGGATCATTTGTCATACCTGCAACATATTGTCTAAAAGCATGCAACATATGTCTAGTGCAACATATTTACCCATCAACATGACGAACATCTTCCCAGAGCTGGGGATGCCTATCCTTCTCCCTGCATATCTGCACCCACAACAGTGCAAGTATCCAGCATATAAAATTATAAATGCAAAAGCAATGATGTCATGATTTCTACTTTTCTAAAACAAGATTTATTGTTTGTTGAAGTGGCAAAACATAGCCTCCTGCTCAACCAAAAAATTTGAACATACATTTTGTACATGAGTGATTAGCTGCACAAGAGAACAAAAATGAAGTTGAAGAATTAACTGAAAGAGTACCTGCAAGCCAGGAGTGCCATCTGTTGCTAGAAGAGTTATCATTCCATAATCTGAATGAGCTGATGCACCATAATTTCCATTATCAGACTCGTTTACTTCACCTACAGTAAACTTTTTATTATTTTCCATTCTGTTTTCTCTACAAAAATAACATttagaaaggaaaaagaaaaggaataccccttccgttcacaaatataagatgtttaaaaaaaatctgaatCGGATGTATATAACACATGGTGTGttcgttcactcatttcagtccgtatgtagtgcatattgaaatatccaaaacatcttatatttgtgatcagagggagtactatgtaaggaAATACTTATCAGGCCTGTTTACTTCACCTACAGTAAACTTGGAATTCTTTTCCATTCTTTTTTCGCTACAATCCCCTTCAGCcgggtttcaaaattcaaattgctATGCTAAATCTTGCAGTGCCACTGCCCATGTTGGAACTGCTGCCCTTGTAGAGAACTTGTGTTGTTGGTCAACTACAGGTGATCGCTTTTGGGCGTGGCAGATTTTTTACAGGTATGCATACTTCATTTTTTAGATTCTGTAGTATTATCAGACTTCGTCCTGATTAGCAGTGCAGCTTTAAGCAGCATAATGTATAGGACCTGCTGCTAAAAGAACATAGCTAGAGGTTGCAAGTATGCTTTCTACACTAAATCTGTTGAAGTATCAATGATGTAAGGGATTTTAGTTATTAGGTAGTAATATGAGGGATGTGGATGTGGCATGGACAATTGACTGGAGGCGAGAATGTAGTGACTGAAGGCGTGGCACGGAGTGCATAGCCAAATTAGCCTATGTTTGAACAGTATGACTTTGATCCATGGCAAAGCACTGATATTAAGCTAGTGTGTGAAAGAAGCCACCCAAGCAACCATGAAAATGAATAGGAACAAACAAAAGGCAACATAAAGCATGTATCTACCTCTCCACGGGATATAATTAGAATAGAACTTCTGATTCTTTCAAATGACACAAAGGAAAGACAATGATGTAACCTGGGTAGTGCAATAGCCGAATAACTTCTGAAGAGCAGTCGACTGCACCAATCTTCTGAAAGAATTCAGCTTCTAGGTCCAGACTCAGAGCAATTAGAGAGAGTATCCTTTTGCCAGCAGCCCTGGTTGGTAATCAGAATTCAGAAACAAAATTGACTATTCCTGTTTTAGAAAGCTCAATAAAAAGAACATACAAATGCTACACTGGAAGTCTGAAGCAATGCTCTTGGTAATATAATTGATCGATTTCATCTTGCTGAGACATGGAAAAAAACTCACAGTGCAGCTTCATGGTACAGCTTCATTGTATCCTTCCAAGATGGAAAGCGCTCTGCAGTTAAATTAATCAGAACGTTTCATTTTGTATGTTGAGAAAAAGCAAGGCAAAAaaggagaagactcaaataacacgATTGATGTCTATATATACTTATAAGGATGACATTTAACAAACTTATCAGTTCTTAAGAGATGGCAAAGCAGATTAAGCACCTTTAGGAGGCCATTGGTTAGGATCATTCGGCATATCTACATCCCTGACCGCCCCAATGTAGAAACTCTCCTTGAGGTCTCCTGCTCAATATCACAAAATTCACAATCAGGGATCACAATATATCACTAGAAACAGCAGAAATGCCGAAGGTCAAGTCTAGAAGACGCGGTGGTTGCTTCAAGCTATAGGATGTGAGGAACTGAGGATAATATCAATGGGTTCTTCAACCCCTATTCTGCTCTGCTGCATTTGTAACTAACTAACTCTCTCCCCACCAGGCCACCACAACATCTGAGCAGACAAAGTAACTGAAGCACGATGACAAATACTTCTAGGCTTCTAGCTATCCTGGCTTCAAAAGAATCATGTGAGTATTCTATTGTCTGCAGACAAAGTAATGACGTTCAGCTAGTTGTTCAATTTTAAATGTCACAAGTCGTAAACAATGTTGCTCGAAGAGAACAGCTTCCCATCTCAGTAAACAATACTATTGGTAACCTGGCACGTATCCTGAGCCATAATTTATACGTACTACTTGAATTTAACACAGAGATCGATTCAGGTAGATCAGGAACTGGATTTAACCCTGGAATTCGGACGACTCGTCCAGCTTCTCGGCGTAGGGCGGGGTGTAGCCCCGGTGGCTGCTGTTCCTCTGCAGCAGCATCTTCTCCTCCAGCGGCAGCTCGAAGAACCTCTTGCTCTCGGCGAACAACGCCTCCAGCAGGCCGTCCTGGATCCCGTGGTTGGTGACGTAGAAGAACCCGCTCTCCACGCATGCCTGTAAAACCAAACCAAATCGCACATGGCGTGACGCTTCTTGGTGGTTCCACGAATCAGAGAAATCATGCGAGCAACCTTCCGGACGGCGTCCACGGCGGATTTGAGGTCGGGGGATGCGAGGTCAACCACGGGGAGGTCCAGGCTACCGCCGGCCATCGCCTGCTGCTCTGCTTCTGCTGACGCCTGCGTCTGACTATGTCTGAATCTCGGTCAGTCTATCTTTATGGATGGGCTTCGGCGGAAGGCTTGGCTGGGCTAGAGCAGACCTGGACACATGGCCCCGCCCGGACCGGATGTAAAAGGGCCAGGCATAGCaaccgcaaaagaaaaaaaaagggcctGGCATAGCACGGCCCTTGCCGCAGGACGCGCCAATGTCTCGCTTATAGCAAGACCCGCTCGCGTCAGGCGCCTACATAAATAGACCGGCCCAGTGCGCAGGAGCCACAGGcgaaaaatgttaaatttgtatagAGAAAATGTTTACCATGTATATAAAATGTATACAATGTGTAGGAAAAGATTTAATAATGTATTTAAAatttttaatcaagcatttaaaaaatactccctccgtctcaaaataagtgtcttaactttatactaactttagtacaaaattgtactaaggtaaagacacttattttgggacggagagagtattaaTTAAGTATTTGAATTTTTTAATAAGGCATTCAAAAAACTTTAAATCTGTAAAGAAAAATGGTCGTCATGTACATGAGAAATATATAGggtcgctattcgtcaccctgggtgaggaatagttattcttcacccctctctattttgacgtcaatgcaccgtatttttaggttccgcaaattttgtcttattttatacgtaaaaagagaacgtaagaaaatatatactcgtcgtaaaaaatattttatgttacgtaaaattacgaacgtaaaacatagtgtaaaacatacataaaatgcgATATTTCTAGTCTTATAacgtatttttttgttttcttatatcaaattttacgtagtgaatcaatataaatgtaactatttgtatttcaAACGTAATTTATTTATGAAGCGGTCGTAAGATTGCGTCAGGTGAAGAATACTATGTGTATGAAAAATGTTGATCatatatttaaaaatattaaatgtATATAAAAAATATTCCTAGTGTACACAAAAAATGTACATTATGTGTGATAAAATGTTCATTTCCATTCAAAAAAGTATGTCGTGTATTGAAAAATGTTTACCATGTACTAAAAATGATAATCttgtattattattattgttattattttaCATGGTAACATGTGTTTCATTTATATCATAAGGATCATAGTACAACCTACTTACATATCAATCTAGCAAAACTTAAAAAGTAGCAGAACGCTAGTCTTTGCACAaaggaatgttggggaacgtagcatgcaatttcaaaaaaattcctacgattacgcaagatctatctaggaggtgcatagcaacgagagggtagagtgtgttcacgtaccctcatagaccgaaagtggaagcgttagtttaacgagcttgatgtagtcgaacgtcttcttgattcaaccaatcaagtaccgaacgtacgacacctccgagttatgcgcacgtcagctcgatgatgtcccttgaactcttgatccagcaaagtatcgagggagagtttcgtcaacagtacagcgtggtgacggtgatggtgaagtaatccgcatagggcttcggctaagcactacgacaatatgaccggaggagtaaacggtggagggggtgcCACACACGGCTTAGAACAATTGTGTGTCTAGGAGGCTCCCCCCCTccgacgtatataaaggagggagaggagaggaggccggccaaggcgcgCCCccaaggggaggagtcctactaggactccacgtcCAATTCGGACCCCCCCTTCCTTTTAACGGAGAggaaaagggggaaggagaaggagaaggagaagaaagggGGGGCCTTCCCCACTCCAATTCGGACACCTTCcaagtggggggcgcaccagccccttgtgggctggtgtgcctccctcccaaggcccatgtggcccattacttcccccgggggttccggtaaccccccggtactccgataagtacctgaaacactccggaaccattctggtgttcgaataccatcgtccaatatatcaatctttatctctcgaccttttcgagactcctcgtcatgtccgtgatctcatccgggactccaaacaatcttcggtcaccaaaacacataactcataatacaaatcgtcatcaaacgttgagcgtgcggaccctacgggttcgagaactatgtagacatgactgagacatatctccggttaataaccaacagcagaacctggatgctcatattggttcccacatattctacgaagatatttatcggtcaaaccgtaatgacaacatacgtcattccctttgtcatcggtatgttacttgcccgagattcgatcgttggtatcttcatacctagttcaatctcattaccggcaagtctctttactcgttccgtaatgcatcatcctgtaactaactcattaatcacattgcttgcaaggcttatcatgatgtgcattaccgagagggtccagagatacctatctgatactcggagtgacaaatcctaatctcgatctatgccaacccaacaaacaccttcggagatacctgtagagcatctttatgatcacccagttacgttgtgatgtttgatagcacacaaggtattcctccggtattcgggagttgcataatctcatattcaaaggaatatgtataagtcatgaagaaagcaatagcaataaaacttaatgatcattatgctaagctaacggatgggtcttgtccatcacatcattctcctaatgatgtgatcccattcatcaaatgacaacacatgtctatggttagaaaacttaaccatctttgattaatgagctagtctagcagaggcttactagggacactttgttttgtctatgtattcacacatgtattaagtttccggtaaatacaattctagcatgcataataaacatttatcatgacataaggaaatataaatatcaactttattattgcctctagggcatatttccttcagtctcccacttgcactagaatcaataatctagattacattgtaatgatcctaacacccatggaatcctggtgttgatcatgttttgctcgtggaagaggcttagtcaatgggtctgcaacatttagatccatatgtattttgcaaatctctatgtctccctccttaacttgatcacggatggacttgaagcatctcttgatgtgtttggttctcttgtgaaatttggattccttcgccaaggcaattgctccagtattgtcacaaaagattttcattggacccgatgcactaggtattacacctagataggatatgaactccttcatccagactccttcatttgctgcttctgaagcagctatgtactctacttcacacatagatcccgccacgatgctctgcttggattgcaccaactgacagctccaccattcaatataagtatgtatccggtttgtgacttagagtcattcggatcagtgtcaaaactagcatcaacacaaccatttacgacgagctctttgtcacctccataaacgagaaacttatccttagttcttttcaggtatttcaggatgttctcgactgtagtccagtgatccactcctggattactatggtacctccctgctaaacttatagcaaggcacacatcaggtctggtacacagcattgcatacatgatagaacctatggctgaggcatagggaatgactttcattttctctctatcttctgaagtggtcgggcattgagtctgactcaacctcacaccttgtaacacaggcaagaaccctttctttgactgatccatttttaacttcttcaaaactttatcaaggtatgtgctttgtgaagtccaattaagcatcttgatctatctctatagatcttgatgcccaatatataagcagcttcaccgaggtctttcattgaaaaattcttattcaagtatccttttatgctatctagaaattatatatcatttccaatcaataatatgccatccacatataatattagaaatgctatagagctcccactaactttcttgtaaatacaggcttctccaaaagtctgtataaaaccatatgctttgatcacactatcaaagcgtatattccaactccgagatgattgcaccagtccataaatggagcgctggagcttgcgcactttgttagcacctttaggatcgtcaaaaccttctggttgaatcatatacaactcttctttgagaaatccattaaggaatgcagttttgacgtccaattgccagatttcataatcataaaatgcggcaattgctaacacgatttggacagacttaagcatcgctacgggtgagaaggtattgtcgtagtcaactccttgaacttgtcgaaaactttcgcaacaagtcgagctttgtagacagtaacattaccatcaacatcagtcttcttcttgaagatccatttattctctatgtcttgtcgatcatcgggcaagtcaaccaaagtccatactttgttctcatacatggatcccatctcagatttcatggcctcaagccatttcacggaatctgggctcatcatcgcttcctcatagttcgtaggttcgtcatggtctagtaacatgacttccagaacgggattaccataccactctggtgtggaacgtactctggttggcctacgaggtttggtagtaacttgatctgaagtttcatgatcatcatcattaacttcctcactagttggtgtaggcatcatgggaatggttttctgtgatgagctactttccaatttgagaggaggtacagttacctcatcaagttctactttcctcccactcatttctttcgagagaaactccttctctagaaaggatccattcatagcaacaaatatcttgccttcggatttgtgatagaaggtgtacccaacagtttcttttgggtatcctataaagacgcacctctccaatttgggttcgagcttaccaggctgaagctttttcacataagcatcgcaaccccaaactttaagaaacggcagcttaggtgtcttgccaaaccatagttcatatgatgtcgtctcaacggatttagatggtgccttatttaaagtgaatgcagttgtctctaatgcataaccccaaaacaatagtggtaaatcggtaagagacatcatagatcgcaccatactaataaagtacggttacgatgttcagacacaccattactctttggtgttccaggtggcgtgagttgtgaaactattccatattgttttaaatcaagaccaaactcgtaactcaaaaattcgcctccgtgatcagatcgtataaactttattttcttattacaatgattttccacttcactctaaaattctttgaacttttcaaatgtttcagacttgtgtttcattaagtagatatacccatatctggtcaaatcatctatgaaggtcagaaaataacaatacccgccaagagcctcaacactcatcggaccgcatacatcggtatgtattatttccaataagtcagtggatcgctccattgttccggagaaaggagtcttagtcatcttgcccatgacactacaaaaaaatacacttccgtgatgatacgtgtttgtcacagtaggtcgcgttttctgtcatgcatgtacatccatgacaaatttatgacagaatcaagatagtcatacatgtgctgtcgtagaagtgtttcatgacattgccaaaattatcatcacggaagtgtccacttccatgacgataaatcgcgcgtcacagaagtgctttcctcaagggttaccgacacgtggcatccaccatagcggaacgccgttaagctatcaggtcggattttggatccgataacccgttaacagccatgaccaatgtcgattttccacgtgtaaaattctcattggctgatggaTCCACGCGTTAGCtccacgttggcacaggtgtcactcatccaacggtcgagatgggcctatgatatgttgacacgtggaccggcccaaaagtggcccgcaaagtttaaatgggccggcccaaccgaaggcccataagatttagcggaccataatgggtcggcctagctaaaggcccacaaaatttagcagaccataatgggccggcccagctaaaggcccacacaattttgcagaccataatgggccggcccagctaaaggcccacaagattttgcggaccacaatgggccggctcagctaaaggcccacaatattctacagaccataatgggtcggcccagctaaaggcccaacattctctgtcaaatcggcctgtcaacggcctgtcctaaccttgtcatcaacgcggcccatggtcagttctggcccgttaacagtccgctaagtaattgggccgaattacggcttagcgtatttccggcctgttaaaggtctggcttcatttgggcccatttacaggccatcaaaactttcggcccataaatgaccgtgaagggtttgggtcatattcggccatgtctgaaattcagcctgttagaggcccactatagctttgggccactttcggcctattgtcattttcggcctgttaacgccggacgtaaaccatgggccatatgtggcccaacgtcatatcgggcccattaacggcccatataaaaatgacgataatctagcccgaccgaagttccggcctgttaaaggcccgtgtattaggtcggcgcatttagggcccgtccgaatttcggcctgtcaaagattcgcatcgtaaatgggccaccatttcggcctgctaagtccagtgggttatttggcacaatcagggcccaatctcactttcagtctattaaaggcccatgtttttatgggctcgagatatttacacatgtAAATGACCTATTTTtattgagggcccaaattatgtttaggcctgttaaaggcccactatggacaCAAGTCTACTAGAAAAATATGAAAACTTATGCTGATTTagtcccagatatttttagtgggctacatgccaatttcggaccgtaatcgtttttagcccaattggaatgggcccgacgaatgttggcatgttgggatcctacgaagctttcggccgaatacattactaagataaacctacactatacaaaaatagcgcccTAATTACTACAGCTTGAGgcaacatcataaatgttgtatcacaacaaaataaattccaaccatacaaaaaaggcttgttggcataaagtttacagtccttccagataaaagcaccatcagatgtatagaagcacagatcatttgacctgagtgctaatgttccaggctgtagaatctgatggagcagcacgatctccaccttttttatgccattgctcttgaacaacgaagcgaatgtctgatagtctggtttcaaaaccattcatatcttgacgacatttctcaaccactattcttgtttccgaaacaatgtccattagggattggacttgtgtctggagcacagatatatcactttgtctagcaggaagattttgttcagtaggctatttggacgaggttaccttgacaaccaacccagaattatgcaggaaggtgc
The sequence above is a segment of the Triticum dicoccoides isolate Atlit2015 ecotype Zavitan chromosome 1A, WEW_v2.0, whole genome shotgun sequence genome. Coding sequences within it:
- the LOC119272525 gene encoding 2-oxoglutarate-Fe(II) type oxidoreductase hxnY-like; amino-acid sequence: MAGGSLDLPVVDLASPDLKSAVDAVRKACVESGFFYVTNHGIQDGLLEALFAESKRFFELPLEEKMLLQRNSSHRGYTPPYAEKLDESSEFQGDLKESFYIGAVRDVDMPNDPNQWPPKERFPSWKDTMKLYHEAALAAGKRILSLIALSLDLEAEFFQKIGAVDCSSEVIRLLHYPGEVNESDNGNYGASAHSDYGMITLLATDGTPGLQICREKDRHPQLWEDVRHVDGTLIVNIGDLLERWTNCVFRSTLHRVVAVGRERYSAAYFLDPRPDLVVQCLESCCCDAYPPRFPPITAGDYLKERLSATYK